From Pseudoalteromonas sp. DL-6, one genomic window encodes:
- a CDS encoding uroporphyrinogen-III C-methyltransferase — MKHILITRPEGKGAALAQQLEQAGYQASLYPVLKITYLTPTSVELSPLVNADKIIFVSQDAVHALNALKPAINTKAQFYGVGQQTADTIYEVFGVRAALPKQHDSEGLLALKSLADVDGSNIVLVKGIGGRPEIAKTLKQRGAYLNNCVVYQREPVEPSSANWIDHWQSLNVHGIVITSNAAVDAIFNTITPAQLTWLQQCEFYVASERIGAYLQQQKINSTHIHTAAGASDHAMFTCINQQGSKMSEQSATPKAEKEAQPIAKNTSNTTKSDSAKANNQTQSTPQKVSKVGSVALVISLLVASGVGYEFYQKLNAGKVQNLAVNALTEQNKILQQELQTLKSEQLSLQQALLNSEEQIAMALNENSVKNQQALKAALQKVQQSGNTLNPQEVTSLQRMAEFKLWAEQDYSGTSAVLKRLDSLLSDHSGTLELRQAITQDIQTLDSIKPVATEAIYLQLNSVIKRIDDLVFNAVNLPEEASISDENALSEDVSDWQQNIRNSWNKIVDSFITIRHHEGVLIEPLLTDRERHLITQRIKLNITQAQDALMSKQASIYFNALNDTKRLVNEYFKQDDDATKVVIQTLANLEKESLNFNPQVTLQSTQQVKEWAQ, encoded by the coding sequence ATGAAACATATCTTGATAACTCGGCCCGAAGGAAAAGGCGCAGCCCTTGCACAGCAACTTGAGCAAGCGGGTTATCAAGCGTCTTTATATCCAGTTTTAAAAATAACCTACTTAACGCCGACAAGCGTTGAATTAAGCCCGTTGGTAAACGCCGACAAAATTATTTTTGTTTCACAGGATGCGGTGCATGCATTAAATGCACTTAAGCCTGCAATTAATACCAAAGCGCAGTTTTATGGGGTGGGCCAACAAACAGCTGATACCATTTATGAAGTATTTGGTGTGCGAGCTGCATTACCAAAACAACATGACTCTGAGGGGTTACTTGCGCTTAAGTCATTGGCTGACGTTGATGGCAGTAATATTGTGCTGGTAAAAGGTATTGGCGGGCGACCTGAAATAGCAAAAACCTTGAAGCAACGTGGTGCTTATTTAAATAATTGTGTGGTGTATCAACGTGAGCCTGTAGAGCCTAGTTCAGCTAACTGGATAGACCACTGGCAAAGCCTTAATGTACACGGTATAGTCATTACAAGTAATGCTGCAGTTGACGCTATATTTAATACTATTACGCCAGCGCAACTAACGTGGTTACAACAGTGCGAGTTTTATGTTGCCAGTGAGCGCATTGGTGCTTATTTACAGCAACAAAAAATAAATTCGACCCATATACACACTGCGGCAGGAGCTAGCGACCACGCTATGTTTACCTGCATTAATCAGCAAGGTAGCAAAATGAGTGAACAGTCAGCGACGCCAAAAGCAGAAAAAGAAGCACAGCCAATAGCAAAGAACACTTCTAATACGACTAAAAGTGACTCTGCAAAAGCGAATAACCAAACGCAGAGCACTCCTCAAAAAGTAAGTAAAGTAGGTAGCGTTGCGTTAGTGATTTCCTTGCTTGTTGCCAGTGGCGTGGGTTATGAGTTTTATCAAAAACTCAATGCCGGTAAAGTGCAAAATTTAGCGGTAAATGCATTAACAGAGCAAAATAAGATATTGCAGCAAGAGCTGCAAACGCTTAAGTCTGAGCAGCTCAGTTTGCAACAAGCACTGCTTAATAGCGAAGAGCAAATCGCTATGGCACTCAATGAAAATTCTGTAAAAAATCAACAAGCATTAAAAGCCGCGCTACAAAAGGTACAACAAAGTGGTAATACATTAAACCCACAAGAAGTGACTAGCTTGCAACGTATGGCTGAGTTTAAACTGTGGGCAGAGCAAGATTACTCAGGCACGAGTGCCGTGCTTAAACGTTTAGATTCATTGTTAAGCGACCACTCTGGTACGCTTGAGTTGCGCCAAGCAATTACACAAGATATTCAAACACTCGACAGTATTAAACCGGTTGCGACAGAGGCGATTTATTTACAATTAAATAGCGTAATAAAACGTATTGATGACTTAGTATTTAATGCGGTTAATTTGCCTGAAGAGGCGAGTATAAGTGATGAGAACGCACTCTCTGAAGATGTTAGTGATTGGCAGCAAAATATTCGTAATAGCTGGAATAAAATAGTCGATAGCTTTATTACTATTCGCCATCATGAAGGCGTATTAATTGAGCCGTTATTAACTGACCGAGAGCGCCATTTAATTACCCAGCGTATCAAGCTTAATATTACCCAGGCGCAAGACGCATTAATGAGTAAGCAAGCAAGTATTTATTTTAACGCTTTGAATGATACAAAACGTTTGGTTAATGAATACTTTAAGCAAGATGACGATGCGACAAAGGTGGTAATACAGACCTTAGCCAATCTTGAAAAAGAATCGCTTAACTTTAATCCTCAAGTAACACTGCAAAGCACTCAGCAAGTGAAGGAGTGGGCACAATGA
- a CDS encoding heme biosynthesis HemY N-terminal domain-containing protein, with protein MIGLIIFIVAIVLVLAITPFVLDEKGYVLISFNNTTIEGTIVSFCIMAALSAAALYLTYKLVRYCLSIYRNTKHGFFARSQERKHAAIEQALWSLINDDYEQVDSALSSNSVPPKFTDIRLALLAKAALANNQPDKALERLFEISPEQQLKVAKLWLASGDSSVIEPQIRVAAESKKATVLDLKLYTEVLVQQQHFKLLEDFLPRLLRKSALSDTQWQQVFLAYFAAQASDELTTKYQHLGKKLQAHAYTAYLTQMAKTGQLASIENELIKLLKHNKQHDQLAYILSEAAPSNAYKLQSSIQERLKKDEHNNALLLALACLANAQGDYDLAARVFDKALNSENKSQYRQQAILSYKHSAQLDKALVLYQ; from the coding sequence ATGATAGGACTGATTATTTTCATTGTCGCGATTGTGTTGGTGCTAGCGATTACCCCTTTTGTGTTAGATGAAAAAGGTTATGTGCTGATTTCATTTAACAATACCACTATAGAAGGCACGATTGTTTCATTTTGTATAATGGCAGCACTGAGTGCAGCGGCTTTGTATTTAACTTACAAGCTAGTGCGTTATTGTTTATCTATTTACAGAAACACTAAGCATGGTTTTTTTGCACGAAGCCAAGAGCGTAAACATGCAGCTATAGAGCAAGCATTGTGGAGTCTCATTAATGATGATTACGAGCAAGTAGACAGTGCGCTATCAAGCAATAGTGTGCCACCTAAATTTACCGATATACGTTTAGCATTATTAGCAAAAGCGGCACTGGCAAATAATCAACCCGATAAAGCGCTTGAGCGTTTGTTTGAAATCAGCCCAGAGCAACAACTTAAAGTGGCTAAACTGTGGTTAGCTAGTGGCGACAGCAGTGTAATTGAACCGCAAATACGGGTGGCTGCAGAATCTAAAAAAGCCACGGTGCTTGATTTGAAGTTGTACACCGAAGTGTTAGTGCAACAGCAGCATTTTAAATTGCTTGAAGACTTTTTACCGCGTTTATTACGCAAAAGCGCCTTGAGTGATACCCAGTGGCAGCAAGTGTTTTTAGCTTATTTTGCAGCGCAAGCAAGTGATGAGTTAACCACTAAATACCAACATTTAGGTAAAAAATTGCAAGCGCATGCGTATACGGCTTATTTAACCCAAATGGCTAAAACCGGGCAATTAGCAAGCATTGAAAATGAGCTAATTAAATTGCTTAAGCACAATAAACAACATGACCAACTGGCTTACATTTTAAGTGAAGCTGCCCCAAGTAATGCTTATAAGTTGCAATCAAGCATTCAAGAGCGACTAAAAAAAGATGAGCATAATAATGCGTTACTATTAGCGTTGGCGTGTTTAGCCAATGCGCAAGGTGATTATGATTTAGCTGCGCGAGTATTCGATAAAGCGCTTAATAGTGAAAATAAATCACAATACCGGCAACAAGCTATATTAAGCTATAAGCACAGTGCACAATTAGATAAGGCACTTGTACTCTACCAATAA
- a CDS encoding ATP-binding protein → MKNVFTLSFSLACAYFFSGYLSNFLFAVNGYAVASWPPAGIALASFLLWGRRAYVGIFAGAAFVNLIHLDSVADILNWQVLLQAIGVSCAVFSQAWLGAFLITKVIKAPLNLSSLKLSIQSLMIGGPLCCVIAAGAGTILLVFNHIISSSAALSTFITWWIGDSIGVLIFTPLVLAIFNYSQLRHRLQVILPALLIYAIISISFYGAASVKKQKDIQKQEAKLMMTQSAINQRLDEVAAHLSLLGAFLASSEQVSLDEFNHFTSKQLSYSEEILALNWVPIITANSINESTKWDKSVVIKQRMANGQWQKAPSSNIYYPIKYIYPLKNMQDLLGFDLSSDVGIRDALNKAKILNELVLSEPFKLAPTDEELSVLFISPVFGAPDIEGDFKGFVIALVSLAKLSEALSFDSRGEVAISFTDINKTDNQQPLYVAEHSAMKLLKDYQLLIGHQLWQVEIYQPKTQSTWLIYWLAQIVGMLFVWLLIMFLISVVATNVRIREQVAKQTLTLRQEKKKADEASEIKSQFLANMSHEIRTPINGIKGMHYLALQQQDWPQAKTYIEQADGAVSVLLRVLNDVLDFSKMEAGKLELVQEPVELKSLAKEVMSLMQFEVSNKSLSLQVEVDQDASLVVNTDPIRLKQVLLNLLNNAVKFTAKGSVTLKIWQSAKMTYFSVNDTGIGISEEAQKQLFNPFSQADSSTSRQFGGTGLGLSICKKLVELMGGAIDLKSSEGHGSTFTFSLPLHSPLPKAQYYSGKLDKIDISNLSLAKYRLLLVEDNPLNQHVATAILETKQGVVDIANNGLEAIKMLSDKRYDLVLMDIQMPQMDGLKATKVIRNELGFLDLPIIGLSANAHEEDAKKAINVGMDNYITKPIDADALFKMIWFYLSR, encoded by the coding sequence GTGAAAAATGTATTTACACTTTCCTTTAGCCTCGCATGCGCTTACTTCTTTAGCGGTTACCTGAGTAATTTTTTATTTGCTGTTAATGGTTACGCGGTTGCCTCTTGGCCTCCTGCAGGTATTGCACTGGCAAGCTTTTTACTATGGGGGCGTCGCGCTTATGTGGGGATTTTTGCAGGCGCTGCTTTTGTTAATTTAATTCACTTAGACAGTGTTGCTGATATTTTAAACTGGCAAGTATTATTGCAAGCTATTGGCGTCAGCTGTGCTGTATTTTCTCAGGCCTGGCTGGGTGCATTCCTCATTACCAAAGTTATTAAAGCGCCTCTTAATTTATCTTCCCTTAAACTTAGCATTCAAAGCTTGATGATTGGTGGACCGCTGTGTTGCGTCATAGCTGCTGGGGCAGGAACCATTCTGCTTGTTTTTAATCATATAATTAGTTCATCTGCTGCGCTTAGTACCTTTATTACCTGGTGGATTGGTGACTCAATAGGGGTGCTGATTTTTACCCCGTTAGTACTGGCTATATTTAACTATTCGCAGTTGCGTCATCGGCTACAAGTTATTTTACCTGCGTTACTTATTTACGCCATTATCAGTATTAGTTTTTATGGCGCGGCCAGTGTAAAAAAACAAAAAGACATTCAAAAACAAGAAGCTAAATTGATGATGACGCAAAGTGCCATTAATCAAAGGTTAGATGAAGTGGCTGCGCATCTATCTTTGTTAGGCGCATTTTTAGCAAGTAGCGAACAAGTTAGCCTTGATGAGTTTAATCATTTCACCTCTAAGCAGTTGAGCTACAGTGAAGAGATTTTAGCGTTAAATTGGGTACCAATCATTACTGCCAATTCTATTAATGAATCTACTAAATGGGACAAAAGTGTCGTTATAAAACAAAGAATGGCGAATGGACAATGGCAAAAAGCACCCTCTAGTAATATTTATTACCCCATAAAATACATTTATCCCTTAAAGAATATGCAAGATCTGTTGGGTTTTGATTTGAGCTCTGATGTGGGTATTCGCGACGCCCTTAATAAAGCAAAAATTCTTAATGAGTTGGTACTGAGTGAGCCATTTAAGCTAGCCCCTACAGACGAGGAATTAAGCGTACTTTTTATTTCCCCTGTATTTGGTGCCCCTGATATTGAAGGCGATTTTAAAGGGTTTGTAATTGCCCTAGTGAGTTTAGCTAAGTTATCTGAGGCACTTTCGTTTGATAGCCGTGGTGAAGTTGCGATTAGTTTTACCGATATAAATAAAACAGATAACCAGCAACCCCTTTATGTAGCAGAACATAGTGCAATGAAGTTGTTAAAAGACTATCAATTGTTAATTGGTCATCAGTTATGGCAAGTAGAAATATACCAGCCTAAGACGCAATCAACCTGGCTAATTTATTGGTTAGCACAAATAGTAGGAATGTTGTTTGTTTGGCTACTGATTATGTTTTTAATTTCAGTGGTCGCCACTAATGTTCGTATACGGGAACAAGTTGCAAAGCAAACACTAACTTTGCGCCAGGAAAAGAAAAAAGCTGATGAAGCCAGTGAGATAAAAAGCCAGTTTTTAGCCAATATGAGCCACGAAATTCGCACCCCAATTAATGGTATTAAAGGCATGCATTACTTAGCACTGCAACAGCAGGACTGGCCGCAAGCAAAAACTTACATAGAGCAAGCTGATGGTGCGGTTAGTGTCTTATTGAGAGTGCTTAATGATGTGCTTGATTTTTCAAAAATGGAGGCGGGTAAACTTGAGTTAGTGCAGGAGCCTGTGGAGTTAAAATCTCTAGCAAAAGAAGTCATGAGTTTAATGCAATTTGAAGTCAGTAATAAGTCTTTGTCGCTACAAGTTGAAGTCGACCAGGACGCTTCTTTAGTTGTTAATACCGATCCTATTCGTTTAAAGCAGGTGCTGCTGAACTTATTAAATAATGCCGTTAAGTTTACTGCTAAGGGCAGTGTAACATTAAAGATTTGGCAGTCAGCAAAAATGACTTATTTTAGTGTCAATGATACGGGGATTGGAATTAGTGAGGAGGCACAAAAACAGCTATTTAACCCATTCTCTCAGGCTGATAGTTCAACCTCACGCCAGTTTGGTGGCACAGGGCTTGGTTTAAGTATTTGTAAAAAATTAGTGGAACTGATGGGAGGAGCAATTGATTTAAAAAGTAGTGAAGGTCACGGCTCTACTTTTACCTTTAGTTTACCGCTTCATTCTCCGTTACCTAAAGCACAATATTATTCAGGTAAGTTAGATAAAATAGATATAAGCAACCTATCACTGGCGAAGTATCGCTTACTACTCGTTGAAGATAACCCATTAAATCAACATGTGGCTACCGCTATTTTAGAAACCAAGCAGGGTGTTGTTGATATTGCTAATAACGGACTTGAAGCGATTAAAATGCTAAGCGATAAAAGATACGACTTAGTATTAATGGATATTCAAATGCCACAAATGGATGGCTTAAAGGCAACGAAAGTGATTCGTAATGAATTAGGGTTTTTAGATTTACCTATTATTGGCCTATCTGCTAATGCGCACGAAGAAGATGCTAAAAAAGCGATTAACGTGGGGATGGATAACTATATAACAAAACCGATTGATGCAGATGCACTGTTTAAAATGATTTGGTTTTATTTATCACGTTAA
- the add gene encoding adenosine deaminase produces the protein MINRKIPLLDIHRHLDGNVRAQTILELGRQFNIALPADNVEALIPHVQVIDPEPNLMAFLQKLDWGVTVLGDYDACRRIAIENIEDAQAQGLDYVELRFSPYYMAQSQGLHPQGVVEAVVDGIRSATKDTDIKANLIGILSRTYGVKTCQHELDALLAFKNDLVAVDLAGDEIGYPGELFVDHFKQVRDAYLAVTVHAGEALGAPSIWQALNELGASRIGHGVKAIEDPKLMDYLRDNRIGIESCLTSNIQTSTVNDLTKHPLKQFLDHGILACLNTDDPAVEGIEIEYEYAVAAPKAGLSQADMEKAQANALEIAYLSDADKSALKAKVAQR, from the coding sequence ATGATCAATAGAAAAATACCTTTGCTAGATATTCACCGTCATTTAGATGGTAATGTACGCGCGCAAACCATACTAGAACTTGGTCGTCAGTTTAATATCGCTTTACCAGCGGACAATGTTGAAGCACTTATTCCTCATGTTCAGGTTATTGATCCTGAGCCAAACTTAATGGCATTTTTACAAAAGCTTGATTGGGGAGTGACGGTACTAGGCGATTACGATGCCTGTAGACGTATTGCGATAGAAAACATTGAAGATGCGCAAGCGCAGGGCCTTGATTATGTAGAGCTGCGTTTTAGTCCTTATTATATGGCTCAAAGCCAAGGGTTACACCCTCAAGGCGTTGTTGAAGCAGTGGTTGATGGTATCCGAAGTGCAACAAAAGATACTGATATAAAAGCAAACTTAATTGGTATTTTGTCTCGTACATACGGAGTTAAAACCTGTCAGCACGAGTTGGACGCGTTACTTGCCTTTAAAAATGATTTGGTTGCAGTGGATTTGGCCGGTGATGAAATTGGTTATCCTGGCGAGTTGTTTGTTGATCATTTTAAGCAAGTACGTGATGCATATTTGGCTGTTACTGTGCATGCTGGTGAAGCGTTAGGTGCTCCAAGTATTTGGCAAGCATTAAACGAGCTTGGCGCAAGCAGAATAGGCCATGGTGTTAAAGCGATTGAAGATCCAAAATTAATGGATTATTTACGCGATAACCGTATTGGCATTGAATCGTGCTTAACCAGTAATATTCAAACCAGTACAGTGAATGATTTAACCAAACATCCACTTAAGCAGTTTTTAGATCATGGTATTTTAGCTTGTCTTAACACGGATGACCCAGCTGTTGAAGGCATTGAAATTGAGTACGAGTACGCAGTGGCAGCACCAAAAGCAGGTTTGTCACAAGCCGATATGGAAAAAGCGCAAGCGAATGCGCTTGAAATTGCCTATTTAAGTGACGCTGATAAAAGCGCACTTAAAGCTAAAGTCGCACAGCGTTAA
- a CDS encoding CBS domain-containing protein, whose translation MLNTKVKDFMQHKLPHITPNTEMTTAIAELEKFKLLGAPVFDDNKVLVGFISEQELLKPLMQSSYFCDGMVKVSQLMQTDVVTVHGDTNIMELAEQMKPGKPKNYPVIDGGVVVGMISRADILKALYNNYVSCNAHI comes from the coding sequence ATGTTAAATACAAAAGTAAAAGATTTTATGCAACATAAGTTGCCTCATATCACCCCTAATACAGAAATGACCACTGCCATAGCAGAGCTAGAAAAATTTAAACTACTAGGCGCGCCGGTATTTGATGATAATAAGGTGCTTGTTGGCTTTATCTCAGAGCAAGAATTACTTAAACCCTTAATGCAAAGTAGTTATTTTTGTGATGGTATGGTGAAAGTATCGCAGTTGATGCAAACAGATGTGGTAACCGTGCACGGCGATACCAATATTATGGAATTAGCAGAACAAATGAAGCCTGGTAAACCTAAAAATTACCCCGTAATCGATGGCGGTGTAGTGGTAGGTATGATCAGCCGTGCCGATATATTAAAAGCACTTTATAATAATTACGTTAGTTGTAATGCGCACATATAA
- the fre gene encoding NAD(P)H-flavin reductase, whose protein sequence is MQTLLAEVVSISPLTEFVHKVILKPQQPVAFEAGQYLQLVLGEKDKRAFSIASRPSQTDALELHIGASNADSYAMQSLEHLRSAHNENQTVTIEAGLGISQLRLQCERPIILLAGGTGFSYAKSMAEHLAEINCERPVLFYWGVKEESALYAHTEMQVWADSRENFKFIPVVEHPTDSWTGHTGYVHKAVMNDIISLEPYDIYMAGRFDMIGIVRDDFINHGATRENMYADAFAFIK, encoded by the coding sequence ATGCAAACATTACTCGCTGAAGTTGTTTCTATCAGCCCACTAACAGAATTTGTTCATAAAGTTATTTTAAAGCCGCAACAGCCTGTAGCATTTGAAGCTGGTCAATATTTACAGTTGGTTTTAGGTGAAAAAGATAAACGTGCGTTTTCAATCGCGAGTCGCCCCTCACAAACTGATGCATTAGAGTTACACATTGGCGCATCAAACGCAGACTCTTACGCGATGCAATCATTAGAACACCTTCGTAGTGCCCACAACGAGAACCAAACCGTAACTATTGAAGCAGGTTTAGGTATTTCTCAGCTGCGTTTGCAGTGTGAGCGTCCAATTATTTTACTCGCCGGCGGTACTGGTTTTTCTTACGCAAAGTCAATGGCTGAGCATTTAGCTGAAATCAACTGTGAGCGCCCGGTGCTATTTTACTGGGGAGTAAAAGAAGAGTCGGCGCTATATGCACATACCGAAATGCAAGTATGGGCAGATAGCCGTGAAAACTTTAAATTTATTCCTGTCGTAGAGCATCCTACCGACAGCTGGACTGGCCACACTGGTTATGTTCATAAAGCGGTGATGAACGATATCATCTCGTTAGAACCTTACGATATTTACATGGCAGGTCGTTTTGACATGATTGGCATAGTACGTGATGATTTTATAAATCATGGCGCCACTCGTGAAAACATGTACGCAGATGCATTCGCGTTTATAAAGTAA
- the ubiD gene encoding 4-hydroxy-3-polyprenylbenzoate decarboxylase, producing the protein MKYKDLRDFIDLLEKRGELKRISQEIDPYLEMTEIADRTLRAEGPALLFENPKGYDIPVLANLFGTPKRVAMGMGQEDVSELREVGKLLAFLKEPEPPKGIKEAIGQIPVFKQVLNMPAKEVKKAPCQQVILEGDDVDLTKFPIQHCWPGDAAPLITWGLTVTKGPHKKRQNLGIYRQQLLGKNKIIMRWLSHRGGALDFQEWCKEHPGQPYPVSVALGADPATILGAVTPVPDTLSEYAFAGLLRGSKTEVVKSISNDLQVPASAEIVLEGHIMPGEMAPEGPYGDHTGYYNEVDDFPVMTVTHITHRKDPIYHSTFTGRPPDEPAILGVALNEVFVPILQKQFPEIVDFYLPPEGCSYRMAVVTMKKQYPGHAKRVMMGVWSFLRQFMYTKFVIVCDDDINARDWNDVIWAITTRMDPARDTTLIENTPIDYLDFASPVSGLGSKMGMDATNKWPGETTREWGEPIVMDQATKDRVDELWDSLDIL; encoded by the coding sequence ATGAAATACAAAGATCTACGCGATTTTATCGATTTACTTGAAAAACGAGGCGAGTTAAAACGCATCAGCCAAGAAATTGACCCGTATCTTGAAATGACCGAAATTGCTGACCGCACACTGCGTGCCGAAGGCCCTGCTTTATTATTTGAAAACCCTAAAGGGTACGACATTCCCGTTTTGGCTAACTTGTTTGGTACCCCAAAGCGTGTAGCTATGGGTATGGGCCAAGAAGATGTTAGTGAATTACGTGAAGTAGGAAAATTACTCGCATTTCTAAAAGAACCTGAGCCGCCAAAAGGTATTAAAGAAGCGATTGGACAAATTCCGGTATTCAAGCAAGTACTTAATATGCCGGCCAAAGAAGTTAAAAAAGCCCCCTGCCAACAAGTTATTTTAGAAGGTGACGACGTTGACTTAACTAAGTTTCCTATCCAGCACTGCTGGCCTGGCGATGCTGCACCTTTGATTACTTGGGGTTTAACCGTTACCAAAGGGCCTCACAAAAAACGCCAAAATTTAGGGATTTATCGTCAACAGCTATTGGGTAAAAATAAAATCATTATGCGCTGGTTATCTCATCGCGGTGGCGCGCTTGATTTTCAAGAGTGGTGTAAAGAACACCCTGGCCAGCCCTACCCTGTTTCGGTGGCATTAGGTGCAGATCCTGCGACTATTTTAGGCGCTGTTACCCCCGTTCCAGATACGTTAAGCGAATATGCCTTTGCCGGTTTACTACGTGGTAGTAAAACTGAAGTGGTTAAGTCAATCTCGAATGATTTACAAGTACCAGCCAGTGCAGAAATCGTACTTGAAGGGCATATTATGCCTGGAGAGATGGCGCCGGAAGGTCCATATGGCGACCACACAGGATACTACAACGAAGTCGATGACTTCCCAGTCATGACGGTCACCCATATTACACATCGTAAAGACCCTATTTACCATAGTACTTTTACTGGCCGTCCGCCGGATGAGCCTGCGATTTTAGGGGTGGCATTAAACGAAGTATTCGTGCCAATTTTACAAAAGCAATTTCCAGAAATTGTCGATTTTTATTTACCGCCAGAAGGTTGTTCGTACCGTATGGCCGTGGTAACAATGAAAAAACAATATCCAGGTCACGCCAAGCGCGTAATGATGGGAGTTTGGTCATTCCTACGACAATTTATGTACACTAAGTTTGTTATTGTCTGTGATGATGATATTAACGCTAGAGATTGGAACGATGTAATTTGGGCTATCACTACTCGTATGGACCCTGCGCGCGACACGACGTTAATTGAAAACACGCCAATTGATTATTTAGATTTTGCATCGCCCGTATCGGGCCTAGGTTCAAAAATGGGCATGGATGCAACTAATAAATGGCCAGGTGAAACAACTCGCGAATGGGGCGAACCTATTGTCATGGATCAAGCCACTAAAGATCGAGTTGATGAGCTTTGGGATAGCTTAGATATTCTTTAA